In Amycolatopsis endophytica, the following are encoded in one genomic region:
- the lexA gene encoding transcriptional repressor LexA: protein MSQETGESIRRPGGRFGDVHPLPEPEDVEEGLSPRQQQILEVIKAWIERFGYPPSVREIGEAVGLTSTSSVSHQLRTLQRKGYLRRDANRPRAVGVLTAQAEAETATMPKPAYVPLVGRIAAGGPVLAEQSIEEVFPLPKDIVGEGEVFLLSVTGDSMVDAAITDGDFVVVRQQPTANNGEIVAAMIDGEATVKTFKQRDGHVWLMPHNEAYDPIPGDEATILGKVVAVIRRL from the coding sequence GTGTCGCAGGAGACGGGCGAGTCGATCCGCAGGCCAGGGGGCCGGTTCGGGGATGTGCATCCCCTGCCCGAACCCGAGGACGTCGAGGAGGGCCTGAGCCCTCGTCAGCAGCAGATCCTCGAGGTCATCAAGGCCTGGATCGAGCGCTTCGGTTACCCGCCCAGCGTGCGGGAGATCGGCGAGGCGGTCGGGCTGACGTCCACCTCGTCCGTGTCACACCAGTTGCGCACTCTGCAGCGCAAGGGATACCTGCGCCGCGACGCCAACCGCCCGCGCGCGGTGGGTGTGCTGACCGCGCAGGCCGAGGCCGAGACCGCGACCATGCCCAAGCCGGCGTACGTGCCGCTGGTCGGCCGCATCGCCGCGGGCGGGCCCGTGCTGGCCGAGCAGTCCATCGAAGAGGTCTTCCCGCTGCCGAAGGACATCGTCGGCGAGGGCGAGGTCTTCCTGCTCAGCGTCACCGGTGACTCGATGGTCGACGCCGCGATCACCGACGGCGACTTCGTGGTCGTGCGCCAGCAGCCGACGGCCAACAACGGCGAGATCGTGGCCGCGATGATCGACGGCGAGGCGACCGTCAAGACGTTCAAGCAGAGGGACGGCCACGTCTGGCTGATGCCGCACAACGAGGCGTAC
- a CDS encoding LysM peptidoglycan-binding domain-containing protein, with the protein MSVLTHDQRVVRRAPEQAATAPMPLRPRRPEVRRPPTRARVVAGRRPGPVAACRRRVPPRWPWLTAVGVAVALAVTGLGVLAGALAPGVPERTATVAVAPGETLWDLAKQYAPGSDTAAVVDRIEELNHLPAESVVPGLLLTVPVGSGSVTAGP; encoded by the coding sequence ATGTCGGTTCTGACGCACGACCAGCGGGTGGTCCGGCGAGCGCCGGAGCAGGCCGCGACCGCGCCCATGCCGCTGCGGCCACGACGGCCGGAGGTCCGCCGCCCGCCGACACGGGCACGTGTGGTCGCCGGCCGCCGTCCCGGTCCGGTCGCCGCGTGCCGGCGCCGCGTGCCGCCGCGCTGGCCGTGGCTCACCGCGGTCGGGGTCGCGGTCGCGCTCGCCGTCACCGGGTTGGGTGTTCTCGCCGGGGCGCTCGCGCCCGGGGTCCCGGAGCGCACGGCCACTGTGGCGGTCGCGCCGGGGGAGACGCTGTGGGATCTGGCGAAGCAGTACGCGCCCGGCAGTGACACGGCGGCCGTGGTCGACCGCATCGAGGAGCTGAACCACCTGCCCGCGGAGTCGGTCGTGCCCGGTCTGTTGCTCACCGTGCCGGTCGGGTCCGGGTCGGTGACGGCCGGGCCGTGA
- the nrdR gene encoding transcriptional regulator NrdR yields MRCPFCRHADSRVVDSREVEEGQAIRRRRSCSACGRRFTTSETMVLAVVKRSGVTEQFSRDKVVRGVRRACQGRPVDDDALQQLAQRVEESIRAAGVAEIPSHEVGLAILGPLRELDEVAYLRFASVYRSFSSVEDFEKEIADLRKAMSDKLGDESAHGE; encoded by the coding sequence ATGCGATGCCCGTTCTGCCGGCACGCCGACTCCCGGGTCGTCGACTCACGGGAGGTGGAGGAGGGGCAGGCCATCCGCCGCAGGCGGTCCTGCTCGGCCTGCGGGCGCCGGTTCACCACGTCCGAGACGATGGTGCTGGCGGTCGTGAAGCGGTCCGGGGTCACCGAGCAGTTCAGCCGGGACAAGGTGGTCCGGGGCGTGCGCCGCGCGTGCCAGGGCAGGCCGGTCGACGACGACGCCCTGCAGCAGCTCGCCCAGCGGGTCGAGGAGTCGATCCGCGCAGCCGGTGTCGCCGAGATCCCGAGCCACGAGGTCGGCCTGGCCATCCTCGGGCCGCTCCGGGAGCTCGACGAGGTCGCCTACCTCCGGTTCGCCAGCGTCTACCGCTCCTTCTCCTCCGTGGAGGACTTCGAAAAGGAGATCGCGGACCTGCGGAAAGCCATGTCGGACAAGCTCGGCGACGAGAGCGCGCACGGGGAGTGA